A part of Larkinella insperata genomic DNA contains:
- a CDS encoding Gfo/Idh/MocA family protein: protein MKINIAIVGLGFGAEFIPIYQRHPHTNMYAICQRNTDKLNEIGDAFGIEKRYSNIDDLLADPEVDAVHINSPIHNHAEQSLKALRAGKHVACTVPMATTVEECMEIVKACKESGKKYMMMETVVYSREFLFVKELYEKGELGKIQFLKASHQQDMDGWPGYWPGLPPMHYATHCVGPVSGLLKLEAEYVSCFGSGTIREELIPHYNSPFAIESAHIKFKNSDLSAYVYRSLFDTARQYRESFEVYGSQKSFEWPLIEGEDPVIHTAKKPEHEIPERVKVPDYAHYLPEEIQPFTTQGVYDLAENTHLSFTQGSGHGGSHPHMVHEFVSAIVEDREPFPNAVQSANWTSVGILAHDSAMDGGKLKNLPDYGSL from the coding sequence ATGAAAATCAATATTGCTATTGTTGGACTGGGCTTCGGAGCCGAGTTCATCCCCATCTACCAGCGCCACCCGCATACAAACATGTATGCCATCTGCCAGCGTAACACCGATAAGCTCAACGAAATCGGCGATGCGTTCGGAATCGAGAAGCGGTACAGCAACATCGACGACCTGCTGGCCGATCCCGAGGTTGACGCGGTGCACATCAATTCGCCCATTCACAACCACGCCGAGCAATCGCTGAAGGCCCTGCGGGCGGGCAAGCACGTGGCCTGCACGGTTCCGATGGCGACCACGGTGGAGGAATGCATGGAAATTGTCAAGGCCTGTAAGGAAAGCGGCAAAAAGTACATGATGATGGAGACGGTGGTTTATAGCCGGGAGTTTCTGTTTGTTAAGGAGTTGTACGAAAAAGGGGAACTCGGTAAAATTCAGTTCCTGAAGGCTAGCCACCAACAGGACATGGACGGATGGCCCGGCTACTGGCCCGGTCTGCCGCCGATGCACTACGCAACGCACTGCGTGGGTCCGGTATCCGGCCTGCTGAAACTGGAAGCGGAGTACGTTTCGTGCTTTGGTTCGGGAACGATCCGGGAAGAGCTGATTCCGCATTACAATTCGCCGTTCGCCATCGAGTCGGCACACATCAAGTTCAAGAACAGCGATTTGTCGGCCTATGTCTACCGCTCGCTGTTTGATACGGCCCGCCAGTACCGCGAAAGCTTCGAAGTGTACGGTTCGCAGAAATCGTTCGAGTGGCCGCTGATCGAAGGAGAAGATCCGGTGATCCACACGGCTAAAAAGCCCGAGCATGAGATTCCGGAGCGCGTGAAAGTGCCGGATTACGCCCACTACCTGCCCGAAGAGATTCAGCCGTTTACGACGCAGGGAGTTTATGACCTGGCCGAAAACACACACCTGTCGTTTACGCAGGGCAGCGGCCACGGCGGTTCCCACCCGCACATGGTACACGAATTCGTGTCGGCCATTGTTGAAGACCGCGAGCCGTTCCCCAATGCCGTGCAGTCGGCCAACTGGACGAGCGTCGGAATTCTGGCGCATGACTCGGCGATGGACGGCGGAAAGCTAAAGAACCTGCCCGATTACGGCAGCTTATAA
- a CDS encoding AraC family transcriptional regulator, giving the protein MRNALRKDLEPVASSFIVKELVEPHFDQNWHFHSHYQLFLVEEGTGTRFIGDSIKPFAEGDLVFLGPNLPHLWRSDQAFFQRDSGLVTRGIVVYFSADFLGDHFFDKPEMNLIQQLLLHARRGLEWTGATRLMVQQALKDLVAQPVSFNRVLTFLQLLDELSHVTDYRFITSLGYTNTVKPSETDRMQQVHNYVLGHFHDDISLDTVADLAGMTPPAFCRYFKTRANKTFSEFVSEIRIGHSCKLLMEGKLSVTQVSYESGYRTLSNFNRQFKTITGQTPSEYVRTVRAV; this is encoded by the coding sequence ATGCGGAACGCGCTGCGTAAAGACCTGGAACCCGTCGCTTCTTCGTTTATTGTTAAAGAACTGGTGGAACCCCACTTCGATCAGAACTGGCACTTCCATTCGCACTACCAGTTATTTCTGGTGGAAGAAGGCACCGGGACCCGCTTTATCGGCGACTCGATCAAACCGTTTGCCGAGGGTGATCTGGTTTTTCTGGGCCCCAACCTCCCCCACCTCTGGCGCAGCGATCAGGCTTTTTTTCAGCGCGATTCCGGCCTGGTTACCCGCGGCATTGTCGTGTATTTCTCGGCCGACTTTCTGGGGGATCATTTTTTCGACAAGCCGGAAATGAACCTGATTCAGCAATTGCTCCTGCACGCCCGGCGCGGACTCGAGTGGACCGGCGCCACGCGTCTGATGGTTCAGCAGGCCCTCAAAGACCTGGTTGCTCAACCCGTTAGTTTCAACCGCGTGCTGACGTTTCTGCAACTGCTCGACGAGCTTTCACACGTTACGGACTACCGCTTCATCACCAGCCTGGGTTACACCAATACCGTCAAGCCGTCGGAAACCGACCGGATGCAGCAGGTTCATAATTACGTGCTGGGGCATTTCCACGATGACATCAGCTTGGATACCGTGGCCGACCTGGCCGGCATGACGCCCCCGGCTTTTTGCCGGTATTTTAAAACCCGGGCCAACAAAACCTTTTCCGAATTTGTGTCCGAAATCCGCATCGGTCATTCCTGTAAACTGCTGATGGAGGGCAAGCTGAGCGTTACGCAGGTTAGCTACGAAAGTGGTTACCGGACGCTTTCCAACTTCAACCGGCAGTTTAAAACCATTACGGGCCAGACACCATCAGAATACGTCCGCACCGTCCGGGCGGTGTAA
- a CDS encoding sigma-54-dependent transcriptional regulator has translation MQGTILIIDDEDRLRQLLARLLSLEGYQVLEANNARNGLRVLEQEEIHLVISDVKLPDKNGIELSAQIKQLYPSTEIIVLTAFGTIADGVTAIKNGAFDYITKGDDNDRIIPLVSRAIEKAQLQFRIRQLEEKVSKRYGFESIIGESKTIRQAVDLARKVAVTDTTVLLTGETGTGKEVFAQAIHQASARRSGAFVAVNCSALGKEILESELFGHRAGAFTGASRDKKGLFEEAHKGTIFLDEIGEMALDLQAKLLRVLETHEFMRVGDTKPTRVDVRVVAATNRDLEQEATAGHFRLDLFYRLSVFRIELPSLRDRRDDIPALAEQFARQSALKIGKRDVKLSPEFEQKLRQHDWKGNIRELKNVIERAVILADGPELTPDLLPYDLLYAGKSVSNGPVYDLAQVEENHIRYILHHTNGNKTEAARLLNIGLTTLYRKITEYQIN, from the coding sequence ATGCAAGGTACCATCCTTATTATTGACGACGAAGACCGGCTTCGCCAGCTTCTGGCCCGGCTTCTCAGTCTGGAAGGCTACCAGGTTCTGGAAGCCAACAACGCCCGCAACGGTCTTCGGGTACTCGAACAAGAAGAGATTCATCTGGTCATCAGCGACGTCAAACTACCGGATAAAAACGGCATCGAACTCTCCGCTCAGATCAAACAGCTTTATCCGTCTACCGAAATCATTGTGCTGACGGCATTCGGCACCATCGCCGACGGGGTTACGGCCATCAAGAACGGCGCCTTTGACTACATTACGAAGGGCGACGACAACGACCGCATCATCCCGCTCGTCAGCCGGGCCATCGAGAAAGCCCAATTGCAGTTTCGCATCCGGCAACTGGAAGAGAAAGTCAGCAAACGCTACGGATTTGAAAGCATCATTGGCGAATCGAAAACCATCCGGCAAGCCGTTGACCTGGCCCGAAAAGTGGCCGTTACCGACACTACAGTTCTGCTGACGGGCGAAACGGGCACGGGCAAGGAAGTTTTTGCGCAGGCCATTCACCAGGCCAGCGCCCGGCGATCGGGCGCTTTTGTGGCGGTCAATTGCAGTGCCTTAGGCAAGGAAATTCTGGAGAGTGAGTTGTTTGGCCACCGGGCGGGGGCCTTCACCGGGGCATCCCGCGACAAGAAAGGGCTTTTTGAAGAGGCCCACAAAGGCACCATTTTTCTGGACGAAATTGGTGAGATGGCGCTCGATCTTCAGGCCAAACTGCTGCGGGTGCTGGAAACGCACGAATTCATGCGCGTGGGCGATACCAAACCGACCCGGGTGGATGTGCGCGTCGTAGCGGCTACCAACCGGGATCTGGAGCAGGAAGCCACTGCCGGGCATTTCCGACTGGATTTGTTCTACCGGCTTTCGGTGTTTCGCATTGAGCTGCCCTCCCTGCGCGATCGGCGCGACGACATTCCGGCTCTCGCCGAGCAGTTTGCCCGCCAAAGTGCACTGAAAATTGGCAAGCGCGACGTCAAATTAAGCCCGGAGTTTGAGCAGAAACTTCGTCAGCACGACTGGAAAGGAAATATTCGGGAGTTGAAAAACGTGATTGAACGAGCCGTTATTCTGGCCGATGGACCGGAGTTAACCCCGGATTTGTTGCCTTATGACCTTTTGTACGCCGGAAAATCGGTTTCAAACGGGCCGGTTTACGATCTGGCGCAGGTTGAAGAAAACCACATCCGCTACATTCTTCACCACACCAACGGCAACAAAACCGAAGCCGCCCGGCTCCTCAACATCGGCCTGACGACCCTCTACCGAAAAATCACGGAATACCAGATAAATTAA
- a CDS encoding alpha/beta fold hydrolase: MSYIQAGTAANGEPVNLFYQDWGTGNPVVLIHGWPLSHEMWEYQLTELPKHGLRCIAYDRRGFGKSSKPWDGYDYDTLAADLKAVLDELDLNNVTLVGFSMGGGEVVRYLSRYGSDRIAKIVLVSAVTPFMLKTDDNQDGVDPSVFDDMLEKIQADRADFLATFGKQFYGVNLLSHPVSDSHLRRDQMLALLGSPRATIECAKAFSGTDFRSDVAAINVPTLIIHGDSDATVPFEASGQKTHALIPQSQLLVYEGEPHGLFFTQKDQLNEDLLAFISSTSTVTETAY, translated from the coding sequence ATGAGTTACATTCAAGCTGGGACCGCTGCGAATGGTGAGCCGGTCAATCTGTTCTATCAGGATTGGGGAACGGGCAATCCCGTGGTATTGATTCACGGTTGGCCCCTGAGTCACGAAATGTGGGAATATCAACTGACCGAACTTCCCAAACACGGTTTGCGTTGCATCGCCTACGACCGCCGGGGCTTTGGTAAATCATCAAAACCGTGGGACGGCTATGATTACGATACACTGGCTGCCGATTTGAAAGCCGTTCTGGACGAACTGGATCTGAACAATGTAACCCTGGTTGGCTTTTCAATGGGGGGCGGTGAAGTGGTGCGGTATTTGAGCCGCTACGGTTCAGACCGCATCGCGAAAATTGTTCTGGTCAGCGCGGTAACACCGTTCATGCTGAAAACCGACGATAACCAGGATGGCGTAGACCCATCGGTTTTTGACGACATGCTGGAAAAAATACAGGCCGACCGCGCCGATTTCCTGGCGACATTCGGCAAACAATTTTATGGTGTCAATCTGCTGAGCCATCCGGTGAGCGATTCGCACCTGAGACGGGATCAGATGCTGGCCCTGCTGGGTTCACCCAGAGCCACCATCGAATGTGCCAAGGCTTTTTCCGGCACCGATTTCCGTTCGGATGTAGCCGCCATTAACGTTCCAACGCTGATCATTCACGGTGATTCGGACGCGACCGTGCCGTTTGAGGCATCGGGTCAGAAAACCCACGCCCTGATCCCGCAGTCGCAACTGCTGGTGTACGAAGGAGAGCCCCACGGCTTGTTCTTTACCCAGAAGGATCAACTGAACGAAGATCTGCTGGCGTTCATATCGTCCACCAGTACGGTGACTGAAACCGCTTATTAA
- a CDS encoding PA0069 family radical SAM protein, with product MKNDFLKGRGAQFNAHNRFQKLQVEPDDEQNVPDADFPEPTVQTRFYEDNPKQIISRPTSPDVGFSASVNPYLGCEHGCIYCYARNTHEYWGFSAGLDFESKIMVKKNAPELLEKEFLAKNYQPEVLHLSGNTDCYQPAERRFQLTRRILELCLLYRNPVSIITKNALILRDKDLLQQLAAQQLVVVLITITTLDEELRQKMEPRTLTVPRRLQIIQELSVIGVPVGVMTAPIIPSLNEKDIPRIIELAAQHGATWAGYTIVRLNGAIGPLFEDWIQKNYPDRANKVLNQIRECHGGQLSDSRFGTRMAGEGKFAEQIRQFHQIALNKYMPKNGFPQLDTTRFLRKRQLGLFN from the coding sequence ATGAAAAACGATTTCCTTAAAGGACGTGGAGCACAGTTCAACGCTCATAACCGCTTTCAGAAGCTTCAGGTAGAACCGGATGATGAACAGAATGTTCCGGATGCGGATTTCCCGGAACCAACTGTACAGACGCGGTTTTACGAGGATAATCCGAAACAGATTATCAGTCGGCCCACCAGTCCGGATGTCGGCTTTAGTGCTTCCGTCAATCCGTATCTGGGTTGTGAGCACGGGTGTATTTATTGTTACGCCCGCAACACGCATGAATACTGGGGTTTCTCGGCAGGGCTGGATTTTGAGAGCAAGATCATGGTCAAAAAGAACGCGCCGGAATTGCTGGAGAAAGAATTCTTGGCCAAAAACTACCAGCCAGAGGTCCTTCACTTATCGGGAAATACCGATTGCTACCAACCCGCTGAACGCCGGTTTCAGCTGACCCGCCGTATTCTGGAGTTGTGTCTGCTGTACCGCAATCCGGTCAGTATCATTACCAAGAATGCGTTGATCCTGCGCGATAAAGACCTGTTGCAGCAACTGGCGGCCCAGCAGCTCGTAGTGGTGCTGATTACCATTACGACCCTGGACGAGGAACTGCGCCAAAAGATGGAACCGCGCACATTGACGGTCCCGCGTCGGCTGCAAATCATCCAAGAACTATCGGTCATCGGCGTTCCGGTGGGGGTGATGACGGCACCGATCATTCCCAGCCTGAACGAGAAGGATATTCCCCGGATCATCGAACTGGCGGCCCAGCACGGCGCGACCTGGGCGGGGTACACGATTGTCCGGCTGAATGGCGCCATCGGCCCGTTGTTTGAAGACTGGATACAGAAAAACTACCCCGACCGGGCCAACAAAGTCCTGAATCAGATTCGGGAATGCCACGGCGGACAGTTGAGCGATTCCCGATTTGGTACCCGTATGGCGGGCGAAGGCAAGTTTGCCGAACAGATTCGCCAATTTCACCAGATTGCCCTCAACAAATACATGCCGAAAAACGGATTCCCCCAGTTGGATACGACCCGTTTTCTGCGCAAACGGCAGTTGGGTCTGTTTAATTAA